One genomic window of Syngnathoides biaculeatus isolate LvHL_M chromosome 13, ASM1980259v1, whole genome shotgun sequence includes the following:
- the LOC133510942 gene encoding ras-related protein Rab-18-like: MDDDVLTTLKLLIIGESGVGKSSLLLRFTEDTFDPEQTATIGVDFKVKTLAIDGNRAKLAIWDTAGQERFRTLTPSYYRGAQGVILVYDVTKRDTFTRLENWLNELETYTTRNDIVKMLVGNKIDRDEHEVDRNEGLKFARKHSMLFIEASAKTKDGVQCAFEELVEKILQTPGLWESESQGQSLRLGKQEQGGGGRACGGYCAIP; encoded by the exons ATGGATGACGACGTGCTGACAACTCTGAAACTTTTGATCATCGGCGAAAGTGGAGTCGGGAAGTCCAG TCTCCTTCTGAGATTCACAGAAGATACCTTTGATCCAGAGCAAACAGCGACAATTG GTGTGGATTTCAAAGTGAAGACGCTGGCCATTGATGGAAATCGAGCAAAACTCGCCATATGG GACACAGCTGGACAAGAGCGCTTTCGAACACTGACACCCAGCTACTATCGCGGTGCCCAGGGAGTCATACttg TGTATGACGTTACAAAGCGCGACACCTTCACGAGGTTGGAGAACTGGCTGAACGAACTGGAAACGTACACGACTCGCAATGATATCGTCAAAATGCTCGTTGGGAACAAGATCGACCGG GATGAGCACGAAGTGGACAGAAATGAAGGCCTGAAGTTTGCGAGAAAACACTCGATGCTGTTTATCG AGGCGAGCGCAAAGACCAAAGATGGCGTCCAGTGTGCCTTTGAGGAGCTGGTGGAGAAGATCTTGCAAACTCCGGGCCTTTGGGAAAGCGAAAGCCAGGGTCAGAGTCTGCGGCTGGGGAAGCAGGAgcagggcggcggcggcagagCGTGCGGAGGATACTGCGCCATCCCGTGA
- the LOC133510943 gene encoding homeobox protein Mohawk-like yields the protein MASDGLLASEDQQRGRPNGGFVSAHAAQLLRYGRTAEGSSSVKYRSYGSRLGGVKVRHKRQVLQDMARPLKRWLYKHRDNPYPTKTEKVLLALGSHMTLVQVSNWFANARRRLKNTVRQPDLSWALRIKLYNKYIQGNAERLSVCSDDTDSDDDERRLETAIRPSDAGRSSTRTCGTENRAGVLNMADGGASPPSKYKSSLLNRYLNDTLRHMMAAGEADGVAVKRRSRSESFSSNECDRDAVSPTSSCGADANFIYQMETLDYASSKCDSVQPRERGQRGENRQDWREINAAVALTSLAHGQNRRSDRTPLGTAAGLSRRREPLSVTGTNIPRRTPVAAPAPASRVIQKSSHISEVQTIKVGTV from the exons ATGGCATCCGACGGGCTCCTCGCTTCGGAGGACCAGCAGAGGGGCCGACCGAACGGCGGTTTCGTCAGCGCTCACGCCGCACAACTGCTGCGATACGGGCGGACCGCCGAGGGCAGCTCCTCCGTCAAGTACAGAAGCTACGG GTCTCGCTTGGGCGGGGTCAAAGTCCGCCACAAGAGACAAGTGCTGCAGGACATGGCCCGGCCTCTCAAACGTTGGCTGTACAAACATCGGGACAACCCGTACCCCACCAAGACCGAGAAGGTTCTGCTGGCTCTGGGCTCTCACATGACTCTGGTACAG gtgtcaaactggtttGCCAACGCCCGACGGAGGCTGAAGAACACGGTGAGGCAGCCGGACTTGAGCTGGGCCTTAAGGATCAAACTGTACAACAAATACATCCAAGGAAACGCCGAGAGACTGAGCGTATGCAGCGATGACACCGACTCGGACG ACGACGAGCGTCGCTTGGAAACGGCCATCCGCCCGTCGGACGCGGGGAGGTCCTCGACCCGCACGTGCGGGACGGAGAACCGAGCGGGCGTCCTCAACATGGCCGACGGCGGCGCTTCGCCTCCGTCAAAGTACAAGAGCAGCTTGCTGAATCGCTACCTGAACGACACCTTGCGCCACATGATGGCGGCGGGCGAAGCCGACGGCGTCGCCGTGAAGAGGAGGAGCCGCTCGGAGTCCTTCAGCTCAAACGAGTGCGACCGAGACGCCGTTTCCCCGACGTCCTCCTGCGGCGCCGACGCCAACTTCATCTACCAAATGG AGACTTTGGACTACGCATCGTCGAAATGTGACAG cgTTCAGCCTCGGGAAAGAGGTCAGCGGGGCGAAAACCGCCAAGACTGGCGAGAGATCAACGCCGCCGTGGCGCTGACCAGCCTGGCCCACGGGCAGAACCGCAGGAGCGACAGAACGCCGCTCGGCACCGCCGCGGGCCTGAGCCGCCGCAGAGAGCCCCTGTCCGTCACCGGGACCAACATCCCCCGGCGGACGCCCGTCGCGGCGCCCGCCCCGGCCAGCCGCGTCATCCAGAAGTCGTCCCACATCTCCGAGGTGCAGACGATCAAAGTTGGCACCGTCTGA
- the LOC133510648 gene encoding MAGUK p55 subfamily member 7-like produces MSYDRTLVILNWTVAELSHTNNRGQQYLKIPFLTVRNRNISGRIEAVMSATLSQSEQEEDYRFLHSTLMEKKLHLLFKIHERLRRFAKRGAAPVQQHASGLASHLFEDLSHHNWNRDVRELFALFSKAHFKSLLSVHDAVAQRDYGPSLPPVPDGVIDDDEDSVKIVSLVKTKEPLGATIKRDQSTGAIVVARVMRGGAAHRSGLIHEGDQLKEVNGVSLDRRKPKEILPLLAHSRDDVTFTIVPAFSKQEVSWNKKAFVRALFDYDPREDPAVPCKDAAVSFKRGDILQIVATEDDTWWQARRVGCGDTRAGLVPSQQLHERRVALQRPQTLFRHRQVKAAEVYVDDSPPTLVFPAEEDVDYGAVTGIRVAGSRRSFRLGKKSNWAKEAARSRRWSSGVGDSVCPPTYVEVIPYRKAPQDRHHLVVLLGPSGVGVNELKRRLLISDPDLYGVAVPYTTREKRSQEREGMDYHFVPVHKFEEDILNRRFVDYGTHRGHYYGTSLDSVYRVLAEGKVCLLDLHPCKLKRVYTLEFKPFVVFVKPPRIEELRLTRRRAKFICEEEDSNQVRMFSEADFEDMIESAETMETQHGHTFDEVIVNGDLATAFGELKAALRRLEEEDVRWIPTEWLCSSPTEARRSCGLVAGWI; encoded by the exons atgagTTACGACAGAACACTCGTCATTCTGAATTGGACCGTTGCTGAATTATCTCACACAAACAACAGGGGGCAGCAATATCTCAAAA ttcCATTCCTCACCGTGAGGAACAGAAATATTTCTGGAAGAATCGAAGCAG TGATGTCCGCCACTTTGTCTCAAAGCGAGCAAGAGGAGGACTACCGCTTCCTCCACAGCACCTTGATGGAGAAAAAGCTCCACCTGCTTTTTAAG ATCCACGAGCGGCTGCGGCGCTTTGCGAAGCGAGGAGCGGCGCCCGTCCAGCAGCACGCAAGCGGTCTGGCCTCGCAT TTATTTGAAGATCTGAGCCACCATAATTGGAACCGGGACGTCCGAGAACTTTTCGCCCTCTTTTCGAAAGCTCACTTCAAG AGTCTCTTGTCCGTCCATGACGCAGTAGCGCAGCGGGATTATGGGCCTTCTCTCCCTCCGGTGCCTGACGGCGTAATCGACGACGACGAAGATTCGGTCAAGATTGTCAGTCTGGTCAAAACCAAGGAGCCCCTG GGCGCCACAATTAAGAGGGATCAATCCACGGGCGCGATTGTTGTGGCGAGGGTCATGCGAGGAGGTGCTGCCCACAGGAGTG GTCTGATTCATGAAGGAGACCAGCTCAAAGAAGTCAACGGCGTGTCGCTGGATCGCAGGAAGCCAAAAGAGATTCTCCCTCTGCTG GCACACTCCCGGGACGACGTAACTTTCACAATTGTTCCCGCCTTCTCCAAGCAAGAAGTGTCATGGAATAAAAAG GCGTTCGTCAGGGCTCTCTTTGACTACGACCCGCGGGAGGATCCCGCCGTCCCGTGCAAGGACGCAGCCGTTTCTTTTAAAAGAGGCGACATCCTCCAGATCGTCGCCACGGAGGACGACACCTGGTGGCAGGCCCGCCGCGTGGGCTGCGGCGACACGCGGGCGGGGCTCGTCCCCTCGCAGCAACTCCACGAGAG GAGAGTCGCGCTACAACGACCCCAAACCTTGTTCCGGCACCGCCAGGTCAAGGCGGCAG AGGTTTATGTTGATGATTCCCCCCCCACTCTCGTTTTTCCAGCCGAGGAGGATGTTGACTATGGAGCTGTAACTGGAATCCGCGTCG CTGGTTCAAGACGAAGTTTCCGATTGGGCAAGAAGAGCAACTGGGCCAAAGAAGCAGCTCGGTCCAGAAGGTGGAGTTCGGGAGTTGGTGACTCCGTTTGTCCTCCCACCTACGTAGAGGTCATCCCATACCGGAAAGCTCCCCAAGACAGGCACCATCTGGTGGTTTTGCTCG GGCCCAGCGGCGTCGGCGTCAACGAACTGAAGAGGAGGCTCCTGATCTCGGATCCCGACCTCTACGGTGTCGCCGTACCAT ACACCACACGAGAGAAGAGAAGCCAAGAGCGCGAAGGGATGGATTATCATTTCGTGCCCGTCCACAAATTCGAAGAGGACATTCTGAACCGCAG GTTCGTCGACTACGGCACACACAGAGGCCACTACTATGGAACAAGTCTGGACTCGGTTTACCGGGTTTTAGCAGAGGGCAAAGTGTGCCTACTGGATCTTCACCCGTGT AAACTGAAGCGTGTCTACACACTGGAATTCAAACCGTTTGTGGTTTTTGTGAAACCGCCGCGTATCGAGGAGTTGCGCCTCACCAGGAGAAGAGCAAAATTCATCTGCGAGGAAGAGGACTCCAACCAAGTCAGGATGTTCTCa GAGGCCGATTTTGAAGATATGATCGAGTCGGCCGAAACCATGGAAACCCAGCACGGTCACACGTTTGACGAGGTGATCGTCAATGGCGACCTCGCCACGGCCTTCGGGGAGCTCAAGGCGGCCCTGCGGCGGCTTGAGGAGGAAGACGTCCGTTGGATTCCCACGGAGTGGCTTTGCTCCTCGCCGACCGAGGCGAGGAGGAGCTGCGGTCTCGTGGCCGGCTGGATTTAA